The genomic region TAGTCATTAGAATAATTAAATTCGTCATTTAGCGATTAATTTTACTGTgtacaaaatatttttattaaattgttTTTCAAGTAAGAAAAAAGAAAGTGTGTGGACAAAACGACGTCGTAAGCATAACAAGAGTATAGGGATTAAGAGATTCTGGTTTTACAGTAAACAGAAACAAGGGGAAGAAGAACGACGAAGAAGATCGATCAGTGAAAAATGGTGGGAAGGGGTGAAGTGCTGAGTGCTTACCGGTCACTCCTTAAGGCCACCCGAAGGACCTTCGCCGGCGACGCACTCATGCTCAAGCAATCCGCCGTCGAGGTGCGTAACAAGTTCGAGGAGAACAGAAACGTCACTTCTGATGATCAGATCCAGAAGCTTCTAGAAGAAGCCTCCGAGGCCTCTCACTTCATCACCAACATGATCGTCCAGGCTCAGCTCAATACGGAAGCTGGCAGCTACGGTAATCCCAAATTGTTGCTCAATTCTTTAACTTCCATTTGTGCCCACCACCtgtttgttaattttactttctccTATTTTTTCACAATTTGTTATAATCTTATATTAGCCAGCCGAGTTCTAGTCAGTTAGGTTTGTTGGGGTTGTTATTGTTGCCGCAATGTGATAGGATAAGATGTAAACATGATTAATAGATGTATGCTTGGATAGAATGGAATTTACTAAAAGGAAATAGAAAAAATTTTGTTCTGTTGAAGAATGTAACAAGCTGTTTGACCTCTTATGTTTGGGAGAATTTTTGAGGGTCTAAGGGGGGATGTCTTTAATAATGGTGTCCAGTTGGAAAGTGAGGTGTGGAGTGGCTGGTGCAGAGGTGACCACCATTTGGGAGCTGAAAGAGGGCAATATAGGGACAGCAGTTCAACCATCTCAATTTGGGAGGTCACAACAAAAAAGCACTATATGGATGGTAAGAAGTGGCTTCTGTTGTCTTTGTGTTACCCTTTTACTCCCTCCCTACGGACACTTCCCAACACCGGCTTTGGCAAGTGTCACCTTGCTGCACCTCACCCCTAAGTCTTGGATATATGTTAGATTGTGCCCATATTTGCTTTGGCATAATTCATTTCCAAAAATTATGGGTATCATTTCTATTCACATTTCCCCGCTCAGCACAATGTTCAATCAATGTTTGAAGTGTGATCAAGCTGTAAAGAAAAAGAGGAACAAACATAGATGTTTGTCCAAGGTGTCCTTGAGTGGCAGTCAAGTATGTACCATGAACACGCCGTTGAGTTGGTGTCTTTTCTTCTATTCTTTGTTCCATCTGATACCATTTCATTATTCTATCTCAATATTGTTCCATTAATTCTACTTCATTCCATGTTCCTTTACTTTCCATCATTTCAACATCACTGTCGTGTGCACATCTTGTAACTTTGAGTGCTTTCCTTCTTAGAAAGTGTTATGTGTTGGTGCAGTGGTAAAACCTGGTAAGGAGCATGCAGGAGCAACGCTTGAACTCCCAACAGAAGAAAGTATCCGGAAATCTAAATAGGACTTCCAGGGAGAGGTTAGAACCAAGTGATTCCTCTCTTAGATTGTTTATTTTTGCATAGGAGGAATAATTAATGTTAGTAGTGCATCAAGGGAGTGGCTTCAAATTTTCTGCTTAGATTTGTTGTTTCTCATTTCTAGTACCTTCAAATTTTATGTAGCTGAATCATTCAATATAAAGCCGATGATGGGTATGGGTTTATTCTACCCTTATATTTGTTTTAAACTTTTATGAAAATTTGATCTGACTTTGGCGGCAGATTTCAAATTGATTTAAGGAAAATTTTGATTGCTGCAGTTTTTTGTATTTGATAAGTCCTATTACCTTCAACCATTAAGATTTTGATCCTATGGACTAATACATTAATTAGCGATAGAGACCTGTACTTAAATTTTAGACATTGGAGTGGAGTCTAGTGCTTAGCAATGGATATGTCATGTCAAATAGAATTGAAAGAGAGATTTAGATAAACACATCTGTGGAAGGAATTCAAGGAGAGCACGTTGATAAACCGATCCGCAATAGCTTATGATGAGTTAAATCAAACCatgtttctatttttattatgtGCCTAAATCCAATATTTGAGGGGGAttttaggggtgagcacgggtcggtttggttcgggtttatgctaaaattagaaccgaaccgatcaaaatataattggttcggtttggttcggatttgcatttttttgtacatgtacccgaatcaaaccaaaccgattaagaacggattggttcggttcgggtaattgggtacccgatgactttgaaatttaaaaaaaaaaaacaaatttttatcttaaaaattcaacaagtacaataaacatgtaacatcaatagaaataatccaaacatgttaaacaccaaatacattaaaaactaaactcattaaaatccaaacatattaataatgaataatcattgtctaatgaaaaagtcatatatatttttttatttttttatttaattaatatatgatcaggTTCGCGGGTTAGTTTGGGTTCCGCATCCCCAAAACCGATATCCGAATCAATCACTAACAAAAACTACCCAATTATCCATtggtttcagaaccaatttaattggtttggttcgggttcagACGGGTAATCGGatacccgctacccgtgctcatCCCTATGGGGATTTAGTCAATAACATTATCATTAACTTCTTGACCCCAGTTTCCAAATATGTAGAAAAGTGATAAGCACGAAAAGCCATGTAATTAACTCCAACCTCGTGTAATTTGCAGTATGGGTCTTCTActactcttttgttttcttttcttataCACTTTATTTCCCTTATCTTGTTGGCCAAAGGCACCCAATTATAGCTATTTACTGGAACGTAAAGTTCAAGTAATGGCAAAATGATATCCCCCCCACACCTTTTTTTGGAAATAGATTTTCCCACGTGAAAACATTGAATTTTATCgttgataaacaaataaataaataagatgaaCTAACACGCAGAACAGCTAGAATAGTAAAAATTCACACATGGGAATCTTATGTGAATTTTCACATGAAAGAATTCATTCCCAGAGCTTAACTTACTAAGGTAGAAGAACTCACCAAAAGACATCACTGCAAATAATTGATGCCCCTGACATACATTTGTCACTGTTGTTATTATTTATGACAGTGAGAACAACATAGATATTTTCCAGGTGGTAGTAAAACGAATCATCACATTATTATTATCCAATATTGATGAGAAGTTCAACCTCCATTCACATGTTACTCACTTTTTAACCTATCATTTTCATTTCACCACCCATGCAGCCTTTTATAATTGAACTCACTAGCCTCTTGCCTATGCAACAAACCACCCTTAAAAAAAGATGCAATAAAGTGATCCATACAGTAATCAATGCTTCAAAAgatcttaactttttcaaaaccggTCCAACACAATTCCACTATAAAACTCTATATCTTGAGTCCTAATTTAACCATTCTATTCTTAGTTTCAACTTCTCTACTGATCTCTCTACAAGATGATCAAAATACCATCTCTTACTTTACTTCTTCAGCTTATGCTTCTGTTGTTCCTTACAAGTACCATTCAGTTGGTATTTGCAAAGGGGAAAGACAATGTTAGAGATGCATGCAAGGTGACAAGGTATCCCAAACTTTGTTTCCGCTCGCTGGCACAGTTCTCCAACGCTGCCGGAACGAGCCCCAGCAAATGGGCAAGGGCAGGGGTGTCAGTGACAATAGGAGAGGTTAAGCATGTTTTAGTATACCTTGCAAGGCTGAAGAAGATTCAAGGACAAATAGGGGGAAGCAGGAGCAGAGCTGCACTCTCTGATTGCATCGAGACTTCTAGAGATGCCCTCGATGAGCTTCATAGGTCGCTTGGTGTGCTCAGGAAGCTCAGCAAAAACACCTTTGGTACCCAAATGGATGACCTTAACACATGGATCAGTGCAGCACTCACTGATCAGGATACTTGCCTAGATGGATTTCAAGGCCAAAGAATAGGAAAGGAGATTAGGTTGCTGAAAATTAAGGTTATAAGATCATATTACATAACCAGTAATGCTTTAGCTCTTGTTAACAAGCTTGCCACTACAGGTATTGGAAGCATAGCGGATCCATAGAAAGTCCTAATAATATTGTAACAAAATTTATGTGGAGTGTTTTTTTTATGTACCGTAAATGTGAAACTCTCTTGCTCTCATATCTAATCAAATGTTGTCatgcaaaataaaaaatgaaaaatattaccCACTATTTCGAAAAGAATTTATTTTAACTATGTGACAACACTTGATCGTATGTTAGTTTTAAAAGGTTTTACGCAGATATTGCATAGAAATTAAATTTATTGATGTATGCACAAGGAACTTGAATAAACTGTgaacttatctttcttttattatttatttaaaggaGATTGATTTTAGGTTCTTTTTCTTGAATGCCGTGCAGAAGAAAACAAAATTTGCTTAGAACTTAGAAGTGATCAAATGGAAGAAATATATAgcctagcttttttttttttgtcgatGGAATGGATAACCCACAGTCTTAGGTTACACACTCACACACACCACACCCACACACACATGATATCATCTTTTTGATTAAGTTTGCACTACATGAGGTTTGAACCCAAGACTTCTTGATAAGAAAGAGGAACATATGACACTTGAGTTAAAACTCATTGGCATATAGCCTAGCTTAGGTgacatatttttattttggatCAATCGGTGCTAATGATGTTGATTGTTGCTGCCTCTTTGTATTATCATATCATATGatataggggtgtgcatggcccggttCGGTCCGCAGATTTGGCCTGACCCCGAACACTTTAGAggctaatttgatgtgattttACCGGatttagggtcgggtaagggtctcaaaaatagattcGGTCATTATTTcaggtcgggtccgggccatagctcgggtcacccgaactcgaCCCGGTGGCccagtcatcatacacaattaatattttgtgttattagtgatggatgatggctattcttatgtggaatttaagtattgtaaagcttaatattgtgttattagttattataaaactattagttaatgttttatgtttaaaatgcataagattttagactaatgcataatattgtgttatttgtattgatttaaatatttggtgttattagacaatattaatattgattatggttatgttttaatttgagagaagagttggttcttgttatatttttctaagtgaattttaccatgtcaaataatagttggagtctttgaaatttggatattttcacatgctagcttataagaaggtatcaaggtaatgtagtGTTAACGGCTCGGTTTTCATCCGGTATAATCGTAGCCCGagagtgtataggtttcatcgggtctagagctgggttcgggtctaataaataggcccggtatatatttcgggtcgaaTTTAGGTCACATCAAATCCAATTTCACCCTatccatgcacacccctaatatGACATATGTgttaagagttttttttttttgtcataataTGTGTTAAGAGTTAACAGCTAAGTCTCttgttcttttttatatttttggttATATTGGAATTTGAGATAAAACATGTTTTCGGTAAATATAAATTACTTCTTTCTGGATGGGTTGGCCTATATTGTACTCTCACATTGCATCGTAGCTGTAACCCAATCCTATTATAGGCCTTGGAACTAATAGACTAATGGGCCTCTATTAGCCTAAAATAAATGGACCAATTAGATATACTCATTTTCTCTGACCAAAAACTAAAAGATATAGAATTCAGGGCAATACCAAAAATTCTAATTCAAATCAAACTATACCTTCCACgtccaaaaaaaaaactataccTTCAATTTCTATAAAGATTTAATCTTCCTAAAATTTAGGATCTTTATGCTTAAGAATACTGACTACTATCAAAGATTGTCGGGTTTTAAGAAACATGTTCTGNNNNNNNNNNNNNNNNNNNNNNNNNNNNNNNNNNNNNNNNNNNNNNNNNNNNNNNNNNNNNNNNNNNNNNNNNNNNNNNNNNNNNNNNNNNNNNNNNNNNNNNNNNNNNNNNNNNNNNNNNNNNNNNNNNNNNNNNNNNNNNNNNNNNNNNNNNNNNNNNNNNNNNNNNNNNNNNNNNNNNNNNNNNNNNNNNNNAACTGAACTGAAGAAGCATGGTGTAATGCTACGTGAC from Arachis ipaensis cultivar K30076 chromosome B02, Araip1.1, whole genome shotgun sequence harbors:
- the LOC107628584 gene encoding pectinesterase inhibitor 6; its protein translation is MIKIPSLTLLLQLMLLLFLTSTIQLVFAKGKDNVRDACKVTRYPKLCFRSLAQFSNAAGTSPSKWARAGVSVTIGEVKHVLVYLARLKKIQGQIGGSRSRAALSDCIETSRDALDELHRSLGVLRKLSKNTFGTQMDDLNTWISAALTDQDTCLDGFQGQRIGKEIRLLKIKVIRSYYITSNALALVNKLATTGIGSIADP
- the LOC107626159 gene encoding mitochondrial zinc maintenance protein 1, mitochondrial; protein product: MVGRGEVLSAYRSLLKATRRTFAGDALMLKQSAVEVRNKFEENRNVTSDDQIQKLLEEASEASHFITNMIVQAQLNTEAGSYVVKPGKEHAGATLELPTEESIRKSK